One window of Agromyces rhizosphaerae genomic DNA carries:
- the recR gene encoding recombination mediator RecR has translation MYEGIVQDLIDELGRLPGIGPKSAQRIAFHIVQTESFDVSRLAEILTEVRDKVRFCEICGNVAEQSTCAICRDPRRDPAVICVVEEAKDVVAIERTREFRGRYHVLGGAISPIDGIGPEELRIRQLMERLADGVVQEVIIATDPNLEGEATATYLSRMLTTIGIRITRLASGLPVGGDLEYADEVTLGRAFEGRRVVS, from the coding sequence GTGTACGAGGGCATCGTCCAGGACCTCATCGACGAGCTCGGCCGCCTGCCGGGCATCGGGCCGAAGTCGGCGCAGCGCATCGCGTTCCACATCGTGCAGACCGAGAGCTTCGACGTGTCGCGGCTCGCCGAGATCCTGACCGAGGTGCGCGACAAGGTGCGCTTCTGCGAGATCTGCGGCAACGTCGCCGAGCAGTCGACCTGCGCCATCTGCCGCGACCCGCGCCGCGACCCGGCCGTGATCTGCGTGGTCGAGGAGGCGAAGGACGTCGTCGCCATCGAGCGCACGCGCGAGTTCCGCGGCCGCTACCACGTGCTCGGCGGCGCGATCAGCCCGATCGACGGCATCGGCCCCGAGGAGCTGCGCATCCGCCAGCTCATGGAGCGCCTGGCTGACGGCGTCGTGCAGGAGGTCATCATCGCGACCGATCCGAACCTCGAGGGCGAGGCGACCGCCACCTACCTCAGCCGCATGCTGACGACGATCGGCATCCGCATCACGAGGCTCGCCTCGGGCCTGCCGGTCGGCGGCGACCTCGAGTACGCCGACGAGGTCACGCTCGGCCGTGCCTTCGAGGGCCGCCGCGTCGTCAGCTGA